A stretch of DNA from Candidatus Pantoea bituminis:
TGTTATCTGCTGAAGAATAGACAGAAAAACAAAATTCTCCTGGCGCTGGAGACAGGTCCAGGAGATGGCTTTACACTTGGGTAATAGTCTTAATTTCTGCGGATTCACTTCTTCCAGGATAAATCCGTTCGATAGTAACTGATATACTCATTTCCGAATTTAAACCGACATATCAAGTATTAACTTGAACGGCCTATAAGAGAGGTATCTTAATGTCTGCCTATAAGTCCAAAGTAAAAAAAGCGGTAATCCCGGTAGCTGGTTTGGGTACACGCATGTTGCCTGCCACTAAAGCGATTCCGAAAGAGATGTTACCGCTGGTCGATAAGCCGTTAATCCAGTATGTCGTTAACGAGTGTATCGCGGCTGGAATTAATGAAATTGTGCTGGTAACGCACTCTTCTAAAAACGCCATTGAGAACCACTTCGATACCAGCTTTGAATTGGAATCCATGTTGGAAAAACGTGTTAAGCGTCAGTTGCTGGATGAAATTCAGTCTATCTGTCCTCCACATGTCACCATCATGCAGGTTCGTCAAGGTATCGCTAAAGGCCTTGGCCATGCGGTAATGTGCGCACATCCGCTGATCGGTGATGAGCCTGTTGCGGTTATTCTGCCGGACGTGATCATCGACGAATATGAATCAAATCCGACCAAAGATAACCTGGCAGAAATGCTGAGCCGTTATGAAGAGTCAGGCCGCAGTCAAATCATGGTTGAGCCTGTTGCCGATGTAACCGCTTACGGTGTGGTAGATTGCCAGGGCGCAGAACTGAACCCAGGTGAAAGTGCTCCGATGGTTGGCGTTGTTGAAAAACCAAAAGCGGCTGAAGCACCTTCAAATCTGGCTGTAGTAGGACGTTATGTTCTGTCTGCTGATATCTGGCCACTGCTGGCTAAAACGCCTCCAGGTGCGGGTGGTGAAGTTCAGCTGACTGACTCCATCGCTATGTTGATGGAAAAAGAAACCGTTGAAGCTTACCACCTGAAAGGTGTTAGCCATGACTGCGGTAACAAACTGGGCTACATGCAAGCTTTCGTTGAGTATGGTGTTCGTCACTCAGTATTGGGCAAAGATTTCTCTGAATGGCTCAATAACGAGATTGGCAACAAAAAGTAATTTATAAACACGGGATAACTCAATGAAAGTCACTGTATTTGGTATCGGCTATGTCGGTCTGGTTCAGGCTGCGGTGTTGGCCGAAGTCGGACATGACGTTCTGTGCATTGATGTCGACGAAAACAAGGTCGAAAACCTCAAAAAGGGCATCATCCCTATTTTTGAACCAGGTTTGACGCCGTTAGTAATGTCTAATTACGAAGCGGGCCGCCTTAAGTTCAGCACCGACGCTAAATTGGGCGTCGATCATGGTGTGATGCAATTTATTGCTGTGGGCACGCCACCCGACGAAGATGGTTCTGCCGATCTAAAATATGTTACCGCCGTGGCACGAACCATTGCGCAGCACATGAACGATCATAAAGTGGTTATCGACAAATCTACCGTTCCTGTTGGAACCGCAGATAAAGTGCGTTCGGTAATGGCTGAAACACTTCAGGCGCGTGATGCTAACATCAGTTTTGATGTGGTTTCTAACCCTGAGTTTCTTAAAGAAGGTGCTGCGGTAAATGACTGCATGCGCCCAGAGCGCATCGTTGTCGGCACCGACAATGATGAGGTGGTTGAACTGTTACGCGAGCTCTATGAGCCGTTTAACCGTAACCACGATCGCATGATTTTGATGGATATCCGAAGTGCAGAACTGACTAAGTACGCCGCGAACTGCATGCTGGCGACTAAAATCAGCTTCATGAATGAGATGTCGAACCTCGCTGAGCGCTTAGGCGCAGATATTGAAAAAGTGCGCCAGGGTATTGGATCTGATCCACGCATTGGCTATCACTTCATCTATCCAGGCTGTGGTTATGGCGGCTCATGCTTCCCGAAAGATGTACAGGCACTGATTCGCACCGCTGAGTCAATTGGCTATCAACCACGCCTTTTACAGGCCGTGGAAGATGTGAATGACAACCAGAAGAATAAGCTGCCTACGTTCATTAAGCGTCACTTCGGCGAAAACCTGAGCGGTAAGACCTTTGCTTTATGGGGTTTATCGTTTAAGCCGAACACCGATGACATGCGTGAAGCCTCCAGCCGTGTGCTGATGGAAACACTGTGGGAAGCGGGCGCGTCGGTTCAGGCTTTTGATCCTGAAGCAATGGATGAAGCGCAACGCATCTATGGTCACCGCAGCGATCTTAAGCTGATGGGTACTAAAGAAGCAGCATTGCAGGGCGCTGACGGGCTGGTGATTTGTACGGAATGGCAGAATTTCCGTGCACCTGACTTTGACGTTATCAAAAATGCACTGAAAGAACCCGTGATTTTTGATGGTCGTAACCTGTATGATCCAGAGCGTACAAGCAAACGCGGTTTCGTTTATTATGCAATCGGCCGCGGAGCGTCCATCAATATTGCGTAATTGACGAGGGATTTATGAACTTTCTGGTAACCGGCGCCGCAGGCTTTATTGGATTTCATGTTAGCCAACGCTTGTTGGCCGCCGGTCACCAGGTTGTCGGAATCGACAACCTGAATGACTATTACGACGTCAACCTCAAAA
This window harbors:
- the galU gene encoding UTP--glucose-1-phosphate uridylyltransferase GalU codes for the protein MSAYKSKVKKAVIPVAGLGTRMLPATKAIPKEMLPLVDKPLIQYVVNECIAAGINEIVLVTHSSKNAIENHFDTSFELESMLEKRVKRQLLDEIQSICPPHVTIMQVRQGIAKGLGHAVMCAHPLIGDEPVAVILPDVIIDEYESNPTKDNLAEMLSRYEESGRSQIMVEPVADVTAYGVVDCQGAELNPGESAPMVGVVEKPKAAEAPSNLAVVGRYVLSADIWPLLAKTPPGAGGEVQLTDSIAMLMEKETVEAYHLKGVSHDCGNKLGYMQAFVEYGVRHSVLGKDFSEWLNNEIGNKK
- a CDS encoding UDP-glucose dehydrogenase family protein, which encodes MKVTVFGIGYVGLVQAAVLAEVGHDVLCIDVDENKVENLKKGIIPIFEPGLTPLVMSNYEAGRLKFSTDAKLGVDHGVMQFIAVGTPPDEDGSADLKYVTAVARTIAQHMNDHKVVIDKSTVPVGTADKVRSVMAETLQARDANISFDVVSNPEFLKEGAAVNDCMRPERIVVGTDNDEVVELLRELYEPFNRNHDRMILMDIRSAELTKYAANCMLATKISFMNEMSNLAERLGADIEKVRQGIGSDPRIGYHFIYPGCGYGGSCFPKDVQALIRTAESIGYQPRLLQAVEDVNDNQKNKLPTFIKRHFGENLSGKTFALWGLSFKPNTDDMREASSRVLMETLWEAGASVQAFDPEAMDEAQRIYGHRSDLKLMGTKEAALQGADGLVICTEWQNFRAPDFDVIKNALKEPVIFDGRNLYDPERTSKRGFVYYAIGRGASINIA